ACCACAATTTCCAGAGGCTTCAGTTCATGTCCGATTCGCGCTAACTCAGCCTCGACATCCTCGGGCTTTACCACATAGCCATCAGGGAACTTCCGAAAGTCGAGTTTCACGCCAGGCTGAAAGCACCATTCCAGGGGAACTTCGTCAATGGTGATTGCCCGTTTGCCTCCGTCCATCGTCGATGCAAAATGATATGGAGCGTCAAGATGCGTGCCGTTGTGAGTAATCAGCTCAATCCGTTCGATTGCCCAAGCCTCTCCATCGGGGAGGTCTTCCGGCAGGAGCCCAGGGAAGAAGCTAACGAGCTCAGGGAGGGACTTGGTGTGATCAACGTATTCGATCTTTGGCCGATACACTGGCGGATCGGAAACGACGTCATTTTCCAGGAAGATTGAAAGATCAATGAATGTCTTGCTCATTTCCGAACTCCCAAAGCTCCGGCCTCAGCAAAAGTCTCGCTCACCCAATCGGCGATGTAGTCTCGCGTGCTGGTCATGTTGTCCGCAGCGCAATGTTCGACGCCCCCTTCCCTTTGGGTGAAGAATTTCAGTTCACGCTTTGGGCTGTTCACCGCGCCGTTGTATTGAGAATGTGCGTACTCGAGCGGAATTTGACGGTCGTGTGCTCCGTGCGTAATGAGAAATGGCACGGTAATTTTGTCGACTACATGCTCCAAGGAGATTCGGGAGGAAAATGATATGAATTCCTCGAGATCGTTCTTCCCCCAGACCCACTGCACGTGCTCCCAATAGTGCGGTACCGGGCGATCGCCTTCACGGGCCAGCCGACGCTTCTGGAGTTCCCCCAGTTGTAGTTGGCTCCCCATGCGACGCAGAGGCGATAGCGTTTCTCAAATGCCACCACGCGCGGTGCATAGTAACCGCCGAGCGACCAGGCGCTGACTCCGAGCATCTGAGGATCGACATCCTCACGAGTCTGCAGATAGTCAGCTACGGAACTTCCCCACACTTCACTCTCCACGACTGCATGCAGTCCGCGCAGACGCAGGGCCTCACCTACACCAGGCTGATCTACCATCAGGGTGGAGATTCCACGACGGGCCAGGGCTTGCGCGATGCCGGATCCATAGATCATCTCCTTCGTGCTATCCAGGCCATTGAAGTGGGCGATACACGGAGCAGGCGAGCCGTCCGCTCGATTGGCCTTTACGAATAGCCCAGCGAGAACTGTGCCCTGAAATGGAATTTCTACCCGCTCGCAGTTCTCCTCGTGGAGCACTGTGAACTTTGCAAAGCTATCCAACATCTTTGCGTAGGCGGCCTTGCGTGGCTCGTAGTCCCGGTTCTGCATGCGCTCGGCCGTTAGGTAGTATGTCGACGCCCGACCGAACTTCGCTCCCGCGCTGAGGCGGCAATCCTTTTTCAAGTCATCAGCGGCGAGTTCGACGAGACGGTCCGCCTGTTCGCACCACGCGTTGAAAAAGCTCTCCGTACCCTCGCTGTCGGAGAGTTCGGACGAATCGACAATCTGCCGGCAGATTGCATCAACCTCTCCGATATTGCCCCCCATCGCCAACGCGAGATTTGCGGAAAGATTCCACACGTAGTTCTTCGGAAAATATTCAATCATTTTTGGTCTTCACTTTTATATAGCAACGTTCTCGGCCGTACCAACTGATCCGGCGCGAATCGTGTGTCGAGAGGACAGGGTTAGAACGACGTCGAGCTTCGCCCTTTCAAGCTCAGCATTTCGCGAGCCTCATCCGGGGTTGCAACGTCGATAGACAGTTCTTCGAGAATTCGACGGATTTTGCGAACCTGCTCGGCGTTCGACGTCGCCAACTCTCCTCGTCCTAGATACAAGCTATCCTCGAGGCCAACCCGAACGTTGCCGCCCATGATCGCTCCGAGCGTAACGAGGGGCATTTGGTGGCGCCCGGCACCAAGAATTGAGAATCGGTAGTTTTGCCGACCAAACAGCCGATCAGCCGTCGTACGCATGATCGAGAGGTTCTCCGGATCCGGACCCATCCCACCCAGAACGCCGTATATGGATTGGATGAAAAGCGGTGGCTTGATCAGTCCTTCGCTCACAAAATGCGCCAGGTTGTAGAGGTGGCCAAGATCGTAGCACTCGAACTCGAACCTCGTCCCACACCCCTCTCCAAGCTCAAGAAGAATCTGGCCGATGTCACGGAAGGTGTTTCGAAAGATGATGTCTTCCGTTCCCTCGATGTACGGCCGCTCCCATTCATACCGCCATTCCTTGATCTTCTTGGCGGCGGGATGAATCGAGAAGTTCATCGAACCCATGTTCAGCGAGCACATCTCTGGCTTGGCAATGAGCGGGTAAGCAAGTCTCTCTTTCAGAGTCATGCTCGTGCTGCCACCTGTCGTAATGTTGATTACGGCATCGGTACTCTCAGCAATCCGCGGAACGAACGACGAGAATACCGCAGGGTCGGCTGTTGGACGACCGTCAACTGGGTTGCGTGCGTGCAGATGCAAGATTGCGGCGCCTGCTTCCGCAGCTTCGATGGCCTGGTCTGCGATCTGTTCGGGTATGAGGGGAAGATACTTCGACATCGACGGTGTATGAAGGGCCCCCGTCACCGCGCAACTGATAATTACCTTGTTCACGTCGTCTCCTTGGGAATAGACTTTATTGCCAACTACAACTACTCAAGCTTGAACGGCATAGAGTCCACTTTTTTGCTCAAGCCAAGACCGGACCTAATGAGCGACAGTCTCGTCGCACCCAGGCTCCGAAATTCGTGGTCAACGAAGTGATCGTGTTCAGAGCCGCGAGAGGCAGTTGCCCGCAGCAACGCAAACATCCCGAAGTTCTGCGACCTTTGGACGCTGCGGGCGACACAAACCGCTATGGCTCCGCAGTGCCCACGCCTCCCCGACTACAGCGACGAAGCGCAATCACGCCGGACCTGTACGGCAATGATCGGATCCGATAGACGTTTTCTCAACTTGATTCTTTGAATCCCATACATTCAGCAAATGAATGCATCGTGGGATGGGCGGCGAGGCCAGGTCTGTGATCTTTGCAGATGCACCTGCTCGGCAGCTCGTGTCGCTGCCCCGTTTGGCATCGTCTTGGGATTTGCGTGTAGGGCTTCCTGATATCGGAGGAAGCCATCATGTCTCGCGACTCGCACAGCGTGTTCGCATGTAACGCGCCGTATCGTTGACCAACAGAAATCATTCACAGGCCTGATAGATTCATGCCATGAATCAACCATATTGAAACAATCAAGTTGAGAAACGTCTAGAGTCAGTCGATCATGTAGTCACCCAGAACGCGCGCCGACCGCACCGGTAACGACGCCACAGGAGACAACTTCATGATGTGCGCATACCTTCACTGGCTACCGCGGCTCTAAGCGACAGCCTGCACACGGCCTTCGCTCGATTGCCGGCTTCCCACAAGGATCGCCGGCGACGCGCATCCCGCTTGCGTTGTTTCAGCTAATTCACAGGATCTCTATGCCGATCAATGGTATTAAGTCGCTCGTCTACGGAGTGGAAGACATTGCGTTGAGTACCCGATTCTTCCTCGACTTCGGTCTCCCGTTACGCGAAAGCGACTCAAACAGTTCGACGTTCCAACTTGATGAAGGCTCGACTGTTGTGCTGTTTGCATTG
The sequence above is drawn from the Cupriavidus sp. D39 genome and encodes:
- a CDS encoding cyclase family protein, whose protein sequence is MSKTFIDLSIFLENDVVSDPPVYRPKIEYVDHTKSLPELVSFFPGLLPEDLPDGEAWAIERIELITHNGTHLDAPYHFASTMDGGKRAITIDEVPLEWCFQPGVKLDFRKFPDGYVVKPEDVEAELARIGHELKPLEIVVVNTSAGMRYGADDYVSAGCGMGAAATLYLLERGVRVTGTDGWSWDAPFVHTRTKFAETGDSKLIWEGHKAGRQVGYCHLEKLHNLEALPANGFTIACFPFKIRSASAGWTRAVGILDN
- a CDS encoding 3-keto-5-aminohexanoate cleavage protein, giving the protein MNKVIISCAVTGALHTPSMSKYLPLIPEQIADQAIEAAEAGAAILHLHARNPVDGRPTADPAVFSSFVPRIAESTDAVINITTGGSTSMTLKERLAYPLIAKPEMCSLNMGSMNFSIHPAAKKIKEWRYEWERPYIEGTEDIIFRNTFRDIGQILLELGEGCGTRFEFECYDLGHLYNLAHFVSEGLIKPPLFIQSIYGVLGGMGPDPENLSIMRTTADRLFGRQNYRFSILGAGRHQMPLVTLGAIMGGNVRVGLEDSLYLGRGELATSNAEQVRKIRRILEELSIDVATPDEAREMLSLKGRSSTSF